One Polypterus senegalus isolate Bchr_013 chromosome 10, ASM1683550v1, whole genome shotgun sequence DNA segment encodes these proteins:
- the LOC120537747 gene encoding probable GPI-anchored adhesin-like protein PGA55 isoform X3, which produces MTKETKNTELTTEETLKRNVTTTSEMGGSDFTTDDDDDTSDFTTDDDDDTSDFPTDESSGKDFTTEEPANTVILTSHESSSTQNTTKESVTGISHTTLKSSHNVVTTGQSKISDITTMSKFNTSDSTTEQLITSDFRFEESSLAYSVTNEESNLNHNTVEGNGGLTMGESTIINPSTMQESNSAFITTVSPSASVFQSTSEANSNILTTKLSSENDQYLTQYESTKSDVNTNNMENRDITSDISITQTLTTSEVTTNKFMTKETKNTELSTEETLKRNVTTTSEMGGSDFTTDDDDDTSDFTTDDDDDTSDFPTDESSGEDFTTEEPANTVILTSHESSSTQNTTKESVTGISHTTLKLTHNVVTTGLSKISDITTMSKFNTSDSTTEQSTTSDFRFEESSVAYSVTKEESNLNHNTVEGNGGLSTGESTIINPSTMQESNSAFITTVSPSASVFLSTNEAFAPSVTSSMYVLQQSTKMISPPYNTLSSLGSTQSSFTTASSETSLSNTTLPGGNISPAASINTANSSASVPNGSFPANALNVASSSPPSTSSPLSTTVHFILNFTITNLNFSLSLNNASSALYVNVSVTIASLIDNIFLKSPISSFYVKSSVLGFRPAKKEPYTAVSIILYFKTPTEKANLQSNIYETLKNFTNSFETLGNYKLDPNSVSVNGYQMTTNAMSTTAMMTTTTTTATNKNSTATTVISTNAPIWKPGYVNFTVEFRILNRNFTQDLSNPTTSLYKEMAYNITIEITILLMTSYLSSNFKYVTVTTFRKGSVIVDCSCVFSPSSDVNSTAIKNIFAEGTNSTHLLGGLYQLDPDSLIVEEEIPVVQLGYSFPFWAIIILSLLIFLIMFVLSLCLYMIIMNRWYQRIGSYYITPAPKMMYYSHLA; this is translated from the exons ATGACAAAAGAGacaaagaacactgaactcactactgaagaaacattaaaGAGAAATGTCACCACAACATCAGAAATGGGAGGCAGTGATTTTACcacagatgatgatgacgacacTAGTGAT TTTACcacagatgatgatgacgacacTAGTGATTTTCCCACAGATGAATCAAGTGGTAAAGATTTCACAACAGAAGAGCCAGCTAACACTGTGATTTTAACATCACATGAGTCAAgcagtactcaaaacaccactAAAGAATCAGTGACTGGTATTTCACACACAACTCTGAAATCAAGTCATAATGTCGTTACCACAGGACAATCAAAAATAAGTGATATTACCACAATGAGTAAATTCAACACAAGTGACAGTACGACAGAACAATTAATTACAAGCGATTTCAGATTTGAAGAATCAAGCCTGGCCTATTCTGTCACAAATGAAGAATCAAATTTAAATCATAATACTGTAGAGGGCAATGGTGGCCTCACAATGGGAGAATCAACTATCATTAATCCATCCACAATGCAAGAATCAAACTCTGCTTTTATAACCACAGTAAGTCCAAGTGCCAGTGTATTCCAATCAACAAGTGAAGCAAACAGCAACATTTTAACCACAAAGCTATCGTCGGAGAATGACCAGTATCTCACACAATATGAATCCACAAAAAGTGATGTCAACACCAATAATATGGAAAATAGGGACATAACCAGCGACATATCAATCACCCAAACTCTTACAACTTCTGAGGTAACTACAAATAAGTTTATGACAAAAGAGacaaagaacactgaactcagTACTGAAGAAACATTAAAGAGAAATGTCACCACAACATCAGAAATGGGAGGCAGTGATTTTAccacagatgatgatgatgacactaGTGATTT TACcacagatgatgatgacgacacTAGTGATTTTCCCACAGATGAATCAAGTGGTGAAGATTTCACAACAGAAGAGCCAGCTAACACTGTGATTTTAACATCACATGAGTCAAgcagtactcaaaacaccactAAAGAATCAGTGACTGGTATTTCACACACAACTCTGAAATTAACTCATAATGTCGTTACCACAGGACTATCAAAAATAAGTGATATTACCACAATGAGTAAATTCAACACAAGTGACAGTACGACAGAACAATCAACTACAAGCGATTTCAGATTTGAAGAATCAAGTGTGGCCTATTCTGTCACAAAGGAAGAATCAAATTTAAATCATAATACTGTAGAGGGCAATGGTGGCCTCTCAACGGGAGAATCAACTATCATTAATCCATCCACAATGCAAGAATCAAACTCTGCTTTTATAACCACAGTAAGTCCAAGTGCCAGTGTATTCCTATCAACAAATGAAGCATTTGCACCAAGTGTAACATCTTCCATGTATGTCCTCCAACAAAGCACAAAAATGATCTCACCACCATATAATACATTGTCATCATTAGGATCAACTCAGAGTTCTTTTACAACAGCCTCTTCAGAAACTAGTTTATCAAACACAACTTTACCAGGTGGAAACATATCACCTGCTGCTTCAATCAATACAGCAAACTCATCAGCTTCTGTTCCAAATGGTTCATTTCCAGCAAATGCTCTTAATGTAGCATCTTCATCACCTCCGAGCACAA GTTCTCCATTGTCTACAACAGTGCACTTCATTCTCAATTTCACAATCACAAACCTGAATTTCAGTCTTAGCCTGAACAACGCATCTTCTGCTCTTTACGTAAATGTGTCAGTCACCATAGCATCATTG attgacaacatttttttgaaaagtccaATAAGCTCCTTCTATGTGAAATCCTCTGTATTGGGGTTcag ACCTGCCAAAAAAGAGCCGTACACTGCAGTCAGCATTATCCTCTACTTCAAAACACCTACTGAGAAGGCAAACCTTCAGTCAAATATATATGAAACCTTAAAGAACTTTACAAACAGCTTTGAGACTCTGGGCAATTACAAACTTGATCCAAATAGTGTTTCTGTGAACG GGTATCAAATGACAACCAATGCTATGAGTACAACTGCAATGATGACAACGACAACAACAACAGCCACAAATAAAAACTCAACTGCGACAACAGTAATATCAACCAATGCGCCTATCTGGAAACCTGGATATGTGAACTTTACAGTTGAGTTCAGAATCTTAAACCGAAATTTCACCCAAGACCTGAGTAATCCCACCACATCTTTGTACAAAGAGATGGCGTACAATATCACTATAGAG ATCACCATTTTGCTCATGACTAGCTACTTGAGTAGCAACTTCAAGTATGTTACAGTAACAACTTTCAG AAAAGGCTCTGTGATTGTGGACTGCTCCTGTGTCTTCTCCCCAAGCAGTGATGTCAACAGCACTGCCATCAAGAATATATTTGCAGAAGGAACCAACTCTACACATCTGCTGGGTGGACTGTATCAACTGGATCCAGACAGTTTGATTGTTGAAG AAGAGATCCCTGTTGTGCAGCTGGGGTATTCATTTCCATTTTGGGCCATCATCATCCTCTCCTTGCTCATTTTTCTGATTATGTTTGTGTTAAGCCTGTGCTTGTACATG ATCATCATGAACAGATGGTATCAACGAATTGGTTCCTATTACATAACGCCAGCTCCAAAGATGATGTACTATAGTCACCTAGCATAA